One segment of Enterobacter ludwigii DNA contains the following:
- a CDS encoding YbjO family protein, which translates to MGLLKKSRLTHARPNVPALVQVAALAIIMIRCLDVLMILNTLGVRGMAEFIHRSVQTWNLTLVFLSSLVLVFIEIYCAFSLVRGRNWARWVYLLTQITAASYLWAASLGYGYPELFSIAGGSKREILHALFLQKLPDMLVLFFLFVPASSRRFFQLQ; encoded by the coding sequence TTGGGATTATTAAAAAAATCACGTCTTACGCACGCTCGTCCAAACGTTCCTGCACTGGTGCAGGTGGCGGCGCTCGCTATTATTATGATCCGCTGTCTTGATGTGCTGATGATCCTTAACACCCTGGGTGTGCGCGGTATGGCTGAATTCATTCACCGCAGCGTACAGACGTGGAACCTGACGCTGGTCTTTTTGAGCAGCCTGGTACTGGTGTTTATCGAGATTTACTGCGCATTTTCGCTGGTCAGAGGACGCAACTGGGCGCGCTGGGTCTATTTGCTGACGCAAATTACGGCGGCGAGCTATCTGTGGGCCGCCTCGCTGGGGTATGGCTATCCGGAACTGTTCAGCATTGCGGGTGGATCAAAACGCGAGATTTTGCACGCGCTGTTTTTGCAAAAACTCCCGGATATGCTGGTGCTGTTCTTCCTGTTCGTGCCTG
- the potI gene encoding putrescine ABC transporter permease PotI — protein sequence MNNLPVVRSPWRIAILVIGFTFLYAPMLMLVIYSFNSSKLVTVWAGWSTRWYGELFHDDAMMSAVGLSLTIAALAATMASVLGTIAALVMVRFGRFRGSNGFAFMITAPLVMPDVITGLALLLLFVALAHAIGWPADRGMLTIWLAHVTFCTAYVAVVISSRLRELDRSIEEAAMDLGATPLKVFFIITLPMIMPAVISGWLLAFTLSLDDLVIASFVSGPGATTLPMLVFSSVRMGVNPEINALASIILGVVGIVGFIAWYLMARAEKQRVRDIQRARRG from the coding sequence ATGAACAACTTACCGGTAGTGCGCTCCCCGTGGCGAATTGCCATCCTGGTGATTGGCTTTACTTTCCTGTATGCACCCATGTTGATGTTGGTGATCTACTCGTTCAACAGCTCCAAACTGGTAACGGTATGGGCCGGCTGGTCGACGCGCTGGTACGGCGAATTGTTCCATGATGACGCGATGATGAGCGCGGTGGGGCTGAGCCTGACCATCGCCGCGCTGGCGGCCACGATGGCCTCCGTGCTGGGGACCATTGCCGCGCTGGTGATGGTGCGCTTCGGGCGTTTTCGGGGATCGAACGGCTTTGCCTTTATGATCACCGCGCCGCTGGTTATGCCAGACGTTATCACTGGTCTGGCGCTGCTGCTGCTGTTCGTGGCCCTGGCGCATGCCATTGGCTGGCCGGCAGATCGCGGCATGCTCACCATCTGGCTGGCGCACGTCACCTTCTGTACCGCGTACGTGGCGGTGGTTATCTCTTCGCGTTTGCGCGAGCTGGACCGCTCCATTGAAGAGGCGGCGATGGATCTCGGTGCGACGCCGCTAAAGGTCTTCTTCATCATCACGCTGCCGATGATTATGCCGGCCGTGATCTCCGGCTGGCTGCTGGCGTTTACGCTGTCGCTCGACGATCTGGTTATCGCCAGCTTTGTCTCAGGACCGGGCGCGACGACGCTGCCTATGCTGGTCTTCTCCAGCGTACGCATGGGGGTCAATCCGGAGATTAACGCCCTGGCCTCGATTATCCTCGGGGTGGTCGGAATTGTCGGATTTATCGCCTGGTATTTGATGGCGCGCGCGGAAAAACAACGTGTGCGTGATATCCAGCGTGCAAGACGCGGCTGA
- the potH gene encoding putrescine ABC transporter permease PotH — MSTLEPPARVEKPGGFAHWLARMQMNHGRKLVIAMPYVWLILLFLLPFLIVFKISLAEMARAIPPYTNLLDWADGQLTLTLNLGNFLQLTEDPLYFEAYLQSLQVAAISTICCLLLGYPLAWAVAHSKSSTRNILLLLVILPSWTSFLIRVYAWMGILKNNGVLNNFLMWLGVIDQPLTILHTNLAVYIGIVYAYLPFMVLPIYTALTRIDYSLVEASLDLGARPLKTFFSVIVPLTRGGIIAGSMLVFIPAVGEFVIPELLGGPDSIMIGRVLWQEFFNNRDWPVASAVAIVMLLLLIVPIMWFHKHQQKQMGDHG; from the coding sequence ATGAGTACGTTAGAACCTCCAGCCCGCGTTGAAAAACCGGGTGGCTTCGCGCACTGGCTGGCGCGTATGCAGATGAACCACGGACGCAAGCTGGTGATTGCCATGCCTTACGTGTGGCTGATCCTGCTGTTCCTGCTGCCGTTCCTGATTGTTTTTAAGATAAGCCTGGCGGAAATGGCGCGGGCGATCCCGCCCTATACCAACCTGCTGGACTGGGCTGACGGACAGCTGACGCTGACCCTTAACCTCGGCAATTTCCTGCAGTTGACGGAAGATCCGCTCTATTTCGAAGCATATCTGCAGTCGTTGCAGGTGGCGGCGATCTCGACGATCTGCTGTTTGCTGCTGGGCTACCCGCTGGCATGGGCCGTGGCGCACAGTAAATCGTCGACGCGCAACATTCTGCTGTTGCTGGTGATCCTGCCGTCATGGACCTCGTTCCTGATCCGCGTCTACGCGTGGATGGGGATCCTGAAAAACAACGGCGTGCTGAATAACTTCCTGATGTGGCTTGGGGTTATCGATCAGCCCCTGACGATCCTGCATACCAATCTCGCGGTCTATATCGGGATTGTTTACGCCTATCTGCCATTTATGGTGCTGCCAATTTATACGGCGCTGACGCGTATCGATTATTCGCTGGTGGAAGCATCGCTTGACCTTGGTGCCCGCCCGCTTAAAACCTTCTTCAGCGTTATCGTTCCGTTGACCCGGGGCGGCATTATTGCCGGGTCGATGCTGGTCTTTATCCCGGCGGTAGGGGAGTTTGTGATCCCGGAACTGCTCGGTGGCCCGGACAGCATCATGATTGGGCGTGTGCTGTGGCAGGAGTTCTTTAATAACCGCGACTGGCCTGTGGCGTCTGCGGTGGCGATCGTGATGTTGCTCCTGCTGATCGTACCGATCATGTGGTTCCACAAACATCAGCAGAAACAGATGGGAGACCACGGATGA